The following are from one region of the Gemmatimonadaceae bacterium genome:
- a CDS encoding M13 family metallopeptidase, translated as MRCIARQLAFVSLAFTVTATAGAQGTYRQTVPLDPVNLDRTANACVDFYQFANGGWIKNNPIPAAYSRWGSFNELEEKNQSELTKILERAAADASANRSAANRMLGTYYSSCMDSTAAEQAGAEPLRPRLARIAAITDRSGVQREIAQLHLEGVNVVFNFGATQDARNSTSVIGGARQAGLGLPDRDYYTKTDQASATIRKNYLEHMGKMFQLAGKTPAEAAADAGRVIAFETALARASLTRVERRDPVATYNFRTPAQLASMTPNFSWTRYFTDIGAPGVPAVDVESPKFLAAVDSLMGNAPLADWKAYLSWKVIRGAAPYLSSAFVNEEFSFSRTLSGAKEVLPRVKRCTRGTDAGLQDALGQAYVAEYFTPTAKARALEMVHNLEAVFRERLSTLPWMRETTRKQAIVKLEAFAEKIGYPDTWREYSTLKIQPGPFLNNVVAVNVYENRRDLARIGKPLDRTQWGMTPPTVNAYFNPQLNEIVFPAGILQPPFFSATADDAVNYGGMGSVIGHEMGHGFDDQGAQFDSQGNLKNWWSAEDLEKFKTRTTLIVNQYDAYTVLDTIHVSGKLTVGENAADIGGLSVAYAALQKALAGKPKPLIDGFTPEQRFFLAWAQIWRQNITPQNQMVRINTDPHSPGRWRTNGPLANMPEFAKAFGCKPGDPMVRPEAVRATLW; from the coding sequence ATGCGCTGCATCGCAAGGCAACTTGCGTTCGTCTCTCTCGCATTCACTGTCACCGCGACAGCCGGCGCGCAGGGGACATATCGGCAGACGGTGCCACTCGACCCCGTCAACCTCGACCGCACCGCAAACGCCTGCGTCGACTTCTACCAGTTCGCGAACGGCGGATGGATAAAGAACAATCCAATTCCCGCGGCGTATTCCCGATGGGGAAGCTTCAACGAGCTCGAGGAAAAGAATCAGAGCGAGCTGACGAAGATTCTCGAGCGCGCGGCCGCCGACGCGAGCGCCAATCGCTCGGCCGCCAACAGAATGCTGGGCACCTACTACTCGTCGTGCATGGATTCGACAGCCGCGGAGCAGGCAGGTGCTGAGCCCCTGCGGCCGCGCCTCGCCCGAATCGCCGCGATCACCGATCGCTCAGGTGTTCAGCGCGAGATAGCACAGCTCCACCTCGAAGGAGTGAACGTGGTGTTCAACTTCGGCGCTACTCAGGACGCCAGGAACAGCACTTCAGTCATTGGCGGAGCGCGTCAGGCCGGCCTCGGACTTCCGGATCGCGACTACTATACGAAAACGGACCAGGCGTCTGCGACAATCCGCAAGAATTATCTGGAGCACATGGGCAAGATGTTCCAGCTCGCTGGGAAAACGCCGGCAGAGGCTGCCGCTGACGCCGGCCGCGTGATTGCGTTCGAGACTGCGCTCGCCCGCGCGTCACTCACGCGGGTTGAGAGGCGCGATCCCGTGGCAACGTACAACTTCCGAACTCCCGCCCAGCTCGCGTCGATGACGCCCAATTTCAGCTGGACCCGCTACTTCACGGACATCGGCGCCCCGGGCGTCCCGGCGGTTGACGTCGAGAGCCCGAAGTTCCTGGCAGCGGTGGACAGCCTGATGGGTAATGCGCCGCTGGCAGACTGGAAAGCGTACCTCAGCTGGAAGGTGATTCGCGGTGCAGCCCCGTACCTAAGCTCCGCGTTTGTGAACGAGGAGTTCAGCTTCTCCCGCACGCTGAGCGGTGCAAAGGAGGTGTTGCCGCGCGTGAAGCGATGCACGCGCGGGACAGACGCGGGGCTGCAGGACGCGCTCGGTCAGGCGTACGTCGCCGAGTACTTCACGCCAACGGCCAAGGCTCGCGCGCTCGAGATGGTCCACAATCTCGAAGCCGTTTTCCGCGAGCGGCTCTCCACGCTTCCATGGATGAGAGAGACAACGCGGAAGCAGGCAATCGTCAAGCTCGAGGCGTTCGCCGAGAAGATCGGGTATCCCGACACCTGGCGTGAGTATTCGACGCTGAAGATCCAGCCTGGTCCGTTCCTCAACAATGTCGTCGCGGTAAATGTCTACGAGAACCGCCGCGACCTGGCGAGAATCGGCAAGCCGCTCGACAGGACACAGTGGGGGATGACTCCGCCAACCGTCAACGCGTACTTCAATCCACAGCTGAACGAGATTGTCTTCCCCGCGGGAATTCTCCAGCCGCCGTTCTTTTCGGCGACGGCCGACGACGCCGTGAACTATGGCGGGATGGGAAGCGTCATCGGTCACGAGATGGGGCATGGGTTCGATGACCAGGGCGCGCAGTTCGATTCCCAGGGGAATCTCAAGAACTGGTGGAGCGCGGAGGACCTCGAAAAGTTCAAGACGCGCACGACGCTGATTGTGAACCAGTACGACGCTTACACTGTGCTCGACACGATACACGTGAGCGGAAAGCTGACCGTTGGCGAGAACGCCGCGGACATCGGAGGTTTGTCAGTCGCCTACGCGGCGCTCCAGAAGGCGCTTGCGGGCAAGCCGAAGCCGTTGATCGACGGGTTTACGCCGGAGCAGCGCTTCTTCCTGGCGTGGGCGCAGATCTGGCGGCAGAACATCACACCCCAGAACCAGATGGTTCGCATCAATACCGATCCGCATTCGCCGGGGCGCTGGCGCACGAACGGGCCGCTCGCGAACATGCCGGAATTCGCGAAGGCATTTGGCTGTAAGCCGGGCGATCCGATGGTACGGCCGGAGGCGGTGCGGGCTACCCTCTGGTAA
- a CDS encoding SET domain-containing protein-lysine N-methyltransferase yields MAGRQRKNSDLYEIRRSSIQGRGVFAKKRIRPGQKIIEYAGERISNAESDRRYDDESMRRHHTFLFTLDKKTVVDGNSQGNDARYINHSCDPNCEAVIEKETIWIYAKRNIQPGVELAYDYEYERTGSADDEKFYECHCGSPKCRGTIMKPRRRRRKRTRKRSRG; encoded by the coding sequence ATGGCAGGGAGGCAGCGAAAAAACAGCGACTTGTACGAGATCCGCCGCTCCAGCATCCAGGGGCGCGGCGTCTTTGCAAAAAAACGAATCAGGCCGGGTCAGAAAATCATCGAGTACGCGGGTGAGCGCATCTCGAACGCCGAGTCTGATCGCCGGTACGACGACGAGTCGATGCGGCGGCATCACACCTTCCTCTTCACGCTCGACAAGAAGACGGTCGTCGACGGCAACAGCCAGGGCAACGACGCGCGCTACATCAATCACTCGTGCGACCCGAACTGCGAAGCGGTGATCGAGAAAGAAACGATCTGGATTTACGCGAAGAGGAATATCCAGCCGGGCGTGGAGCTCGCCTACGACTATGAGTACGAGCGAACGGGCTCGGCGGATGATGAAAAATTCTACGAATGCCATTGCGGATCGCCGAAATGTCGCGGGACGATCATGAAACCTCGCCGCAGGCGACGAAAGCGCACTCGCAAACGATCCCGCGGCTGA
- the fahA gene encoding fumarylacetoacetase, giving the protein MNETHDPKLSSWLDSANSPDTDFPIQNLPFGIFTRSGAVEISAQVGVAIGDSILDVTAAVTAGLLPTSPATVACRSSSLNALMVLDQAERSALRSALSELLRAGSDIAAKAEASSQSILVPMNLAELRLPVAIGDYTDFYASIHHATNVGKMFRPDNPLLPNYKYVPIGYHGRASSIVVSGTPVHRPHGQTLAADALAPVFGPSRMLDYEAEMGFFVGRGNDLGKAIPLSDAEDHVFGYCLVNDWSARDIQSWEYQPLGPFLAKNFATTVSPWVVTAEAVAPHRVAALTRPDGDPAPLEYLSSEQNDREGGLDATLEVYLSSTRMREENVLPMLLSRAPFSRMYWTPAQMLTHHASNGCNLRTGDLLASGTVSGPSREEMGCLLELTRRGAEPLELPTGETRKFLEDGDEVIVRGQMGKSGQPGIGFGDCRGVILPAILR; this is encoded by the coding sequence ATGAACGAAACGCACGATCCGAAGCTCAGCAGCTGGCTGGATTCCGCCAACTCACCCGATACCGATTTTCCGATTCAGAACCTGCCGTTCGGGATTTTCACACGCTCGGGCGCTGTTGAAATCTCCGCGCAGGTGGGAGTAGCGATCGGCGATTCGATTCTCGATGTGACCGCCGCCGTCACCGCCGGCTTGCTTCCGACTTCACCTGCTACGGTCGCATGTCGGAGCTCCTCGCTCAATGCGTTGATGGTGCTCGACCAGGCCGAGAGATCGGCGCTGCGATCGGCGTTGAGCGAGCTGCTGCGCGCGGGTTCCGATATCGCCGCGAAGGCAGAGGCGAGCAGTCAGAGCATCCTTGTTCCTATGAATCTCGCCGAGCTCCGCTTGCCAGTCGCCATAGGCGACTACACCGATTTCTATGCGTCCATCCACCACGCGACGAACGTCGGGAAAATGTTTCGTCCCGACAATCCCCTTCTCCCGAATTACAAGTATGTGCCGATAGGCTACCACGGGCGCGCTTCGTCGATCGTGGTGAGCGGGACACCTGTGCACCGTCCGCATGGACAGACACTCGCTGCGGACGCTTTGGCGCCGGTGTTTGGTCCCTCGCGGATGCTCGACTACGAGGCGGAGATGGGCTTCTTCGTCGGGCGCGGAAACGATCTCGGCAAGGCTATTCCCTTGAGCGATGCGGAGGACCACGTTTTCGGCTACTGTCTCGTGAACGACTGGTCCGCCCGCGACATCCAGTCCTGGGAGTACCAGCCGCTGGGTCCTTTTCTAGCCAAGAACTTCGCGACGACAGTGTCACCCTGGGTGGTGACGGCGGAGGCTGTCGCGCCGCACCGCGTCGCCGCGTTGACGAGGCCCGACGGCGACCCTGCTCCGCTCGAGTACCTGTCTTCAGAACAAAACGATCGTGAGGGCGGTCTCGACGCGACGCTCGAGGTTTATCTGTCCTCCACCCGGATGCGCGAGGAAAACGTTCTCCCGATGCTCTTGAGCCGGGCACCTTTCTCGCGGATGTACTGGACGCCGGCGCAAATGCTGACACACCACGCCAGCAACGGGTGCAATCTCCGAACGGGGGATCTCCTGGCGAGCGGAACGGTGTCTGGACCCTCACGGGAGGAAATGGGCTGCCTGCTGGAGCTCACGCGCCGCGGCGCCGAACCCCTCGAGCTTCCGACGGGAGAGACGCGAAAATTTCTCGAGGATGGTGACGAAGTGATCGTGCGGGGACAAATGGGCAAGAGCGGGCAGCCAGGGATCGGGTTTGGTGATTGTCGCGGAGTGATTCTCCCTGCAATTCTCCGGTAG
- a CDS encoding superoxide dismutase family protein, with protein MPRHAWSVSRYPALAALVTVAGVAGCAHAPSPLDHIGLAFSTLISPTGEARGTAELWQGTDNVVHVRLQLRDLTPGEHGIHFHAVAKCEGGGATAFSSAGAHYNPIGRQHGLKHPSGPHAGDAPNLTVGADGRADTGFETDRATLTDGSTSLFDADGSSIVIHAAPDDEVTQPSGNSGARVACGVLRRTL; from the coding sequence ATGCCCCGTCACGCCTGGTCGGTGTCCCGCTACCCCGCCTTAGCCGCCTTGGTGACCGTCGCCGGAGTCGCCGGGTGTGCGCACGCGCCTTCGCCCCTGGACCATATAGGCCTTGCCTTTTCGACTCTCATAAGCCCAACGGGAGAAGCGCGTGGAACTGCGGAGCTGTGGCAGGGCACGGACAACGTGGTGCATGTGCGACTGCAGCTGCGCGATCTCACTCCGGGAGAGCATGGAATACACTTTCACGCGGTAGCCAAGTGTGAAGGAGGCGGGGCAACGGCGTTCTCGAGCGCCGGGGCGCACTACAATCCCATCGGACGGCAGCACGGGCTGAAGCATCCGTCGGGGCCACACGCCGGCGACGCACCGAACCTCACGGTTGGTGCGGACGGCCGCGCGGATACAGGGTTCGAGACAGACCGGGCAACGCTGACAGACGGGTCCACGTCGCTGTTCGACGCGGATGGAAGCTCCATCGTGATTCACGCTGCCCCGGACGACGAGGTAACCCAACCGTCGGGGAACAGCGGTGCACGCGTCGCTTGTGGAGTCCTGAGGCGGACCCTCTAG
- a CDS encoding phosphoribosylanthranilate isomerase: MALRVKICCMASIEEAHAAIRLGATAIGLVSRMPRGPGPIEEALITRIVSAVSPAIETFLLTCETSADAIAAQQRRTGAGTLQLVDAVEDGAHRALRAELPDTRIVQVIHVTGEDSVDEALAVAADVDALLLDSGNPKLVVKELGGTGRRHDWALSRRIVDASPVPVYLAGGLNAGNVREAVETVGPFGVDVCSGVRTDGRLDEAKLAQFMSAALG; encoded by the coding sequence ATGGCGCTCCGCGTGAAGATCTGTTGCATGGCGAGCATCGAGGAGGCACACGCGGCGATACGGCTCGGCGCAACGGCAATCGGGCTCGTTTCCCGAATGCCCAGGGGGCCGGGGCCAATCGAAGAAGCGCTGATCACGCGCATCGTCTCGGCCGTGTCCCCTGCGATCGAGACATTTCTCCTGACGTGTGAAACGTCAGCAGATGCAATCGCGGCGCAGCAGCGCCGAACCGGCGCGGGCACGCTCCAGCTCGTGGATGCCGTTGAAGATGGCGCACACCGCGCGCTCCGCGCGGAATTGCCGGACACCAGGATCGTGCAGGTCATCCACGTGACGGGAGAAGACTCAGTGGATGAAGCGCTGGCCGTCGCGGCGGACGTCGACGCGCTGCTCCTCGACTCGGGAAATCCCAAGCTCGTTGTGAAGGAGCTCGGTGGAACCGGCCGGCGTCACGACTGGGCGCTGAGCCGGCGCATTGTTGACGCGTCGCCGGTCCCGGTCTACCTCGCCGGCGGACTGAATGCCGGGAACGTGCGCGAAGCGGTTGAGACCGTTGGGCCTTTCGGAGTCGATGTCTGCAGCGGGGTCCGAACCGATGGGAGACTCGATGAGGCCAAGCTCGCTCAGTTCATGAGCGCAGCTCTCGGCTAG
- a CDS encoding YceI family protein yields MTTTIAHPINEVATRWQIDAAHSNIEFGVRHLMISTVKGRFGEVAGTVTVDPDDPRAVGVDVTLKTASIDTRQEQRDAHLRSADFFDAEKWPVITFSGKRVEGDTDRKFRLFGDLTIRDVTREIVLDVTKEGEGSDPWGNLRTAFSAQTKLDRRDFGLTYNQVLEAGGVVVGDEIKISIDVELTAIVD; encoded by the coding sequence ATGACAACCACGATTGCACATCCAATCAACGAAGTCGCCACGAGGTGGCAGATCGACGCCGCGCACAGCAACATCGAGTTCGGCGTCCGGCATCTGATGATCTCGACGGTAAAGGGTCGCTTTGGAGAAGTGGCCGGTACGGTCACGGTCGATCCGGACGATCCGAGGGCGGTAGGAGTCGATGTCACGCTCAAGACAGCCAGCATCGACACGCGGCAGGAGCAGCGCGACGCGCACCTTCGCTCGGCTGATTTCTTCGACGCCGAGAAGTGGCCGGTGATCACCTTCAGCGGGAAGCGCGTGGAAGGCGATACCGACAGGAAGTTTCGGTTGTTCGGTGATCTGACGATCAGGGACGTAACGCGCGAGATCGTTCTCGACGTGACGAAGGAAGGCGAGGGCAGCGACCCGTGGGGCAACCTGCGCACGGCCTTCAGCGCGCAGACGAAGCTCGATCGGCGGGACTTCGGCCTGACCTACAACCAGGTGCTCGAGGCAGGAGGGGTCGTCGTCGGAGATGAGATCAAGATCTCAATCGATGTCGAGCTCACCGCCATCGTCGACTAA
- a CDS encoding MarR family transcriptional regulator, with translation MNDTDKATVAEPETSAGPHWTFSVMHAAHLIEERIELALGKVGLSLAKQGALTELAQAGEPLTLSQLAARLSCVRSNMTQLIDRLEADGLVNRLDDPADRRSVKAELTEKGREQQRAGDRAVKRVQSEFASSLTARERTGLEAALGAIK, from the coding sequence ATGAACGATACCGATAAAGCCACCGTCGCCGAGCCTGAGACATCCGCAGGGCCCCACTGGACGTTTTCGGTGATGCACGCGGCGCACCTCATAGAGGAGCGGATCGAGCTCGCGCTCGGCAAGGTCGGACTATCGCTGGCCAAGCAGGGCGCTCTGACCGAGCTCGCTCAGGCAGGTGAGCCTCTGACATTGAGTCAGCTCGCGGCGCGGCTGAGCTGCGTGAGGTCGAACATGACCCAGTTGATCGACCGCCTCGAAGCTGACGGTCTGGTGAACAGGCTCGACGATCCGGCCGACCGGCGTAGCGTGAAAGCTGAGCTGACGGAAAAGGGAAGGGAGCAGCAGCGTGCCGGCGATCGTGCGGTGAAGCGCGTGCAATCGGAATTTGCCTCGAGCCTCACTGCAAGGGAGCGAACGGGCCTGGAGGCAGCCCTGGGAGCGATCAAATAG
- a CDS encoding histidine kinase has protein sequence MLLPEPKQFSPPDALILRRDRAERILNGLRAGVLCLLGAAALAYAPSLSPELNRANVLLLIPTLLWTVGQYVLWYRRPALPDWLSLANAVIDVTAVTAIIGAYAIAESGVLALRSPIFLMYFVVLAARPVASSVRRAGVVGVLAVVEYTSLVVWLFATNRIAPVMNPMEAIFASRVSPLDEAAKILLLGIGGMLATYGAFWVEHLVLESSKESSERQRVATRLVQAELDTLKLQLSPHFLFNALNSAVALIGSDRLAAERMVAELSDFLRLVLSGSMEHEVPLERELELLERYVRIQRVRFQDKLTVEFDISDEARRALVPSLLLQPLVENAVRHGIGPRATPGHVWVSAHRVGDSLEIEVLDDGVGPSPRRSRERSRGTGLGLANTATRLIHLYGDNHEFQAGPREGGGFAVRLVMPFRLRSSPADAEPVVAA, from the coding sequence ATGCTCCTGCCCGAGCCGAAACAATTCTCGCCGCCCGACGCACTCATTCTCCGCCGGGATCGGGCGGAGCGCATTCTCAACGGACTGCGCGCCGGGGTTCTATGCCTCCTCGGCGCTGCCGCTCTGGCCTATGCGCCGAGCCTCTCGCCCGAGCTGAATCGCGCGAACGTCCTGCTTCTGATCCCGACGCTTCTGTGGACCGTCGGTCAGTACGTTCTGTGGTATCGGCGGCCGGCCCTTCCCGATTGGCTTTCGCTTGCAAATGCCGTCATCGACGTTACGGCGGTAACGGCGATCATCGGCGCCTACGCTATTGCCGAGTCCGGCGTACTCGCGCTCAGGTCGCCGATCTTTCTCATGTACTTCGTGGTTCTTGCCGCGCGACCGGTCGCGTCGTCGGTGCGGCGGGCTGGAGTTGTGGGGGTTCTCGCGGTCGTGGAGTACACCTCCCTCGTTGTCTGGCTGTTTGCAACCAACCGGATCGCGCCGGTCATGAATCCGATGGAGGCGATCTTTGCCTCCCGGGTGAGTCCGCTCGATGAAGCAGCCAAGATCCTTCTCCTCGGCATCGGTGGGATGCTCGCGACTTATGGAGCTTTCTGGGTGGAGCATCTGGTACTGGAGTCGAGTAAGGAATCCTCCGAGCGACAGCGGGTGGCAACGCGTCTGGTTCAGGCTGAGCTCGACACGCTCAAGCTGCAGCTCAGCCCGCACTTTCTCTTCAACGCTCTCAACAGCGCTGTCGCGCTGATTGGGAGCGACCGTCTGGCCGCCGAGCGGATGGTGGCCGAGCTCAGCGACTTCCTGCGCCTGGTTCTCTCGGGTTCGATGGAGCACGAGGTCCCTCTGGAGCGCGAGCTCGAGCTGCTCGAGCGATACGTGCGAATTCAACGCGTGCGCTTTCAGGACAAGCTGACTGTCGAGTTCGACATCAGCGACGAGGCGCGACGCGCACTGGTGCCCAGTCTCCTGCTCCAGCCGCTCGTCGAGAACGCAGTTCGCCACGGCATCGGTCCGCGCGCCACACCCGGACATGTCTGGGTCTCGGCGCACCGGGTTGGGGACTCTCTCGAGATCGAGGTGCTCGACGACGGCGTGGGGCCGTCGCCGCGCCGCTCGCGCGAGCGATCCCGCGGAACGGGACTCGGTCTCGCGAACACGGCCACGCGTCTCATTCATCTTTACGGCGACAATCACGAGTTCCAGGCTGGGCCTCGTGAAGGTGGCGGCTTTGCCGTGAGGCTCGTGATGCCATTTCGTCTTCGGTCGAGCCCCGCGGACGCCGAGCCTGTGGTCGCCGCGTGA
- a CDS encoding LytTR family DNA-binding domain-containing protein, whose translation MKPAPAAAGVSPMRVLIVDDEALARRRMRSLLAAVPNVAVLGECETGAEAVTAIRDLHPDLVFLDVQMPELDGFDVIAAVGPEKMPPVIFVTAFDDYAVNAFDVGAIDYLLKPVDQFRFNQTLERAKKRVVGRRSQAELAARLTGLLDRVARADVSDDRIGVKVQGKIVFLDADEIYWIQARDDIARVHLVDSAYDVREPLTHLEARLPANRFLRVHRSAIVNTSKVRAAEPFDQGDQLLILRNGKRITTGRSYRKAVKEFLRRAT comes from the coding sequence GTGAAGCCCGCCCCCGCGGCTGCCGGAGTCAGTCCGATGCGCGTACTGATCGTCGACGATGAGGCTCTCGCCCGCCGTCGCATGCGCTCACTCCTTGCCGCTGTGCCGAATGTCGCAGTGCTCGGGGAGTGCGAGACAGGCGCGGAGGCTGTGACGGCGATCCGCGACCTCCACCCCGATCTGGTTTTTCTCGATGTGCAGATGCCGGAGCTCGACGGCTTCGACGTGATTGCGGCGGTGGGGCCGGAAAAAATGCCGCCGGTGATTTTTGTAACCGCGTTCGACGACTACGCGGTCAATGCGTTCGACGTCGGCGCAATCGACTATCTGCTGAAGCCGGTGGATCAGTTTCGGTTCAATCAGACGCTCGAGCGCGCAAAGAAGAGGGTCGTTGGTCGCCGCAGCCAGGCGGAACTGGCTGCACGGCTGACAGGTCTGCTCGACCGCGTAGCTCGCGCCGACGTCAGCGATGACCGCATCGGAGTAAAGGTCCAGGGCAAGATCGTCTTTCTCGACGCCGACGAGATCTACTGGATTCAGGCACGCGACGATATCGCGCGGGTGCATCTCGTCGACAGTGCGTACGACGTTCGCGAGCCGCTGACACACCTCGAAGCGCGACTTCCCGCGAACCGGTTCCTTCGCGTCCACCGCTCGGCCATCGTGAACACCTCCAAGGTGCGGGCGGCCGAGCCGTTCGACCAGGGCGACCAGCTCCTGATTCTGAGAAACGGCAAGCGAATCACGACCGGGCGCAGCTACAGGAAGGCGGTAAAGGAGTTTCTGCGCCGGGCGACCTGA
- a CDS encoding protein kinase: MTDANQGSPADLRATLERTLGDTYAFERELGGGGMSRVFLAEDRALERRVVVKVLKHDMAEGVSVDRFRREIQLAAKLQHPHIVPLLASGEIASTPYFTMPFIEGESLRARLSREGELPVNEAVRILRHVAAALSYAHKHGVVHRDIKPDNVMLADEFALVTDFGVAKALSASAPTATTGGGGLTSLGLAIGTPAYMAPEQAVADPNVDHRADIYSWGIMAYEMLTGWPPFSGMSAQATLAAQAIQKPEPIQTKRPGLPPVLVDLVMRSLEKRPSDRPQTAGELLQGLDLVATSSGGTAATAVLPAARRRPWLPLIIGGAAVAIAAIALFAWRGSRSSPELPAASAPGGTPASTAISSVAVLPLENLGGDTADVYFSDGMTDELANALAKLPGLKVASRTSAYSFKGKNADPGVIGRALKVQALLGGTVRRAGNQLRVTAQLTNVSDGLLIWAETYQREAKDVFKVQDDIAGHIADALKLRLGTSAAQVSSSSRGTENLKAYDLYLRGLHFWNRRGGDNLRRAITYFEQAVNADPNYGRAYAGIASAYALLPEYTDSAPADAFERTRSAASRAIALDSGLAEAYTALGLASVHAWDYIGAEKQYRMALASNPRYATAHQWYGELLYQTGRVDSAIAHTRQATELDPLSLAAQGAFGYALCLAGQYDEAIRGIKQALELAPTLGVLHWTSGLCYSFDGRHADAIRAIETAARLEPGRALLQAELAYAYGLGGQQDRARAILTNLVARTDRRDSFPLAVARMAVRDYDAALTALEQAVERREIGLSQLSMVMDPKWHPLRSNPRFTRILERMNLAEWAERMRRR, translated from the coding sequence GTGACTGACGCGAACCAGGGCAGCCCGGCGGACCTCCGGGCAACACTCGAGAGGACGCTGGGCGACACCTACGCATTCGAGCGGGAGCTCGGTGGCGGAGGGATGAGCCGCGTATTCCTTGCGGAGGATCGCGCGCTCGAGCGCCGAGTCGTCGTCAAGGTGCTCAAGCACGACATGGCGGAGGGGGTAAGCGTCGACCGATTCCGTCGCGAGATTCAGCTCGCGGCGAAGCTGCAGCATCCGCACATCGTTCCCCTGCTCGCGTCCGGCGAAATCGCTTCGACTCCCTACTTCACGATGCCATTCATAGAGGGGGAATCCCTTCGTGCCCGGCTTTCGCGTGAGGGTGAGCTGCCAGTCAACGAAGCAGTCCGCATTCTGCGCCATGTAGCAGCCGCGCTTTCTTACGCGCACAAGCACGGCGTCGTCCATCGCGACATAAAGCCCGACAATGTGATGCTGGCCGACGAGTTTGCTCTCGTCACCGATTTCGGTGTAGCCAAGGCGTTGAGCGCATCCGCTCCCACGGCGACTACCGGAGGGGGAGGGCTTACATCTCTTGGCCTCGCGATCGGGACTCCTGCCTACATGGCGCCGGAGCAGGCGGTTGCCGATCCCAACGTAGATCACCGCGCGGACATCTACTCGTGGGGCATCATGGCGTACGAGATGCTGACCGGGTGGCCTCCGTTCAGTGGAATGTCGGCGCAGGCGACACTGGCGGCGCAGGCGATCCAGAAACCGGAGCCGATTCAGACGAAACGGCCAGGATTGCCGCCCGTTCTGGTTGATCTCGTGATGCGGTCACTCGAAAAGCGACCGTCGGATCGTCCGCAAACCGCGGGCGAGCTGTTGCAGGGACTCGACCTCGTGGCGACGTCGAGTGGAGGAACCGCGGCGACGGCCGTGCTGCCGGCCGCTCGGCGACGCCCCTGGTTGCCTCTCATTATCGGAGGTGCCGCAGTCGCGATCGCGGCAATTGCCCTGTTCGCCTGGAGAGGGAGCCGTTCGTCCCCTGAACTGCCGGCTGCATCCGCACCGGGTGGAACGCCCGCATCCACGGCAATCAGTTCCGTAGCCGTATTGCCGCTCGAGAACCTTGGCGGTGACACTGCCGACGTTTACTTCAGCGACGGAATGACGGACGAGCTGGCAAACGCTCTCGCCAAGCTTCCCGGTCTCAAAGTCGCCTCACGCACTTCTGCTTACTCGTTCAAGGGAAAGAACGCTGATCCGGGAGTCATTGGTCGCGCTCTCAAGGTTCAGGCGCTTCTCGGCGGTACGGTGCGACGCGCAGGAAATCAGCTGCGTGTGACGGCCCAACTCACGAACGTGTCCGACGGCTTGTTGATCTGGGCTGAGACTTACCAGCGCGAGGCGAAGGACGTATTCAAGGTTCAGGACGATATCGCCGGACATATTGCCGACGCCCTGAAGCTTCGGCTCGGCACGTCGGCGGCGCAGGTGTCCTCTTCGTCGAGAGGCACGGAGAATCTCAAGGCTTACGACCTTTACCTTCGCGGGCTGCACTTCTGGAACAGACGCGGCGGCGACAATCTGCGGAGAGCAATCACATACTTCGAGCAGGCGGTCAACGCCGACCCGAATTACGGTCGCGCGTATGCAGGAATCGCCAGCGCGTACGCGCTTCTTCCCGAATACACCGATTCCGCCCCGGCCGACGCTTTCGAGCGCACGCGTAGTGCAGCGAGCCGGGCGATTGCACTCGACAGCGGACTTGCCGAGGCATACACCGCGCTTGGCCTGGCGTCGGTTCACGCCTGGGACTATATCGGAGCCGAGAAGCAGTATCGCATGGCGCTCGCGTCAAACCCGAGGTACGCGACTGCGCATCAGTGGTACGGCGAATTGTTGTACCAAACGGGCCGGGTGGACTCCGCAATCGCGCACACTCGTCAGGCAACCGAGCTCGATCCGTTGTCCCTGGCCGCACAAGGCGCGTTTGGCTATGCGCTCTGCCTCGCGGGCCAGTATGATGAGGCGATCCGGGGTATAAAGCAGGCGCTCGAGCTAGCGCCAACACTCGGGGTCCTGCACTGGACGAGCGGGCTTTGCTACTCGTTCGATGGTCGACATGCGGACGCGATTCGGGCAATCGAGACCGCCGCGCGGCTCGAGCCCGGTCGCGCGCTGCTTCAGGCGGAGCTGGCGTACGCATACGGGCTCGGCGGACAACAAGACCGCGCGCGCGCAATCCTTACAAACCTTGTTGCCCGCACCGATCGTCGAGATTCGTTTCCGCTGGCTGTCGCTCGCATGGCTGTGCGCGACTACGATGCCGCCTTGACGGCGCTCGAACAAGCGGTCGAGCGGCGCGAAATCGGCCTGAGTCAGCTCTCGATGGTGATGGATCCGAAATGGCACCCGTTGCGGTCGAACCCCCGGTTCACTCGTATACTCGAGCGGATGAACCTTGCGGAGTGGGCGGAGAGGATGAGGCGACGCTAG